From the Solanum lycopersicum chromosome 10, SLM_r2.1 genome, one window contains:
- the LOC101266979 gene encoding uncharacterized protein At4g28440 has product MATTATPAATSTATTSEKKKPVFVKVESLKPGTHGHNLTVKVVESNTVKATGGGGRGGRVSASLNSRAPPRISECLIGDETGSILFTARNEQVDLMKPGATVILRNAKIDMFKGSMRLAVDKWGRVEITEPADIAVNDQNNLSLVEYELVNVDE; this is encoded by the exons ATGGCTACGACGGCTACACCGGCGGCAACCAGTACAGCGACAACTTCCGAGAAGAAGAAGCCGGTGTTTGTCAAAGTGGAAAGCCTAAAACCTGGAACACATGGTCATAATTTGACGGTTAAAGTTGTTGAATCGAACACTGTCAAGGCCACCGGCGGCGGCGGCCGTGGTGGCAGAGTATCGGCGTCGTTAAATTCTCGTGCTCCACCACGGATCTCCGAGTGCCTCATCGGTGATGAGACAGGGTCCATCCTCTTCACTGCTCGCAACGAACAGg TTGATTTAATGAAGCCAGGTGCTACTGTGATTCTGAGGAACGCAAAGATTGACATGTTCAAGGGTTCCATGCGGCTTGCAGTAGACAAATGGGGCCGCGTTGAGATTACTGAACCTGCTGATATTGCTGTTAACGATCAAAACAACCTTTCTTTAGTCGAGTATGAGTTGGTGAATGTTGATGAGTAG
- the LOC101261464 gene encoding 26S proteasome non-ATPase regulatory subunit 2 homolog A isoform X3, protein MVPVQQIVSFYFKHNAEPDAVDLLIEVEDLDLLLEHVDSSNCKRTCSYLTSLAKNDTFFNVFLYLPRFDEIVALDYACAMYIKFKEYPLALVTALAMDSMENIKSVFTSCDDNLQKAQFCCILARHGQTFDLDEKLCASNEDREVLQEIVNNVILSEGYLALARDIEVMEPKTPDDIYKLHLLDGQASAEQSVDSATQNLAATFVNAFVNAGFGQDKLMTVPSEATSGGSSTSWLFKNKEHRKASAAASLGMILLWDVDSGFAQLDKYLHSTDTHVVAGALLGVGIVNCGIKNDLDPALALLSDYIRKDDPSIRIGAIMGLGLSYAGARNEEISSILIHILEDDKVSLDVIAFTAISLGLVYVGSCHRNIAEELIYALTDRSEAELGEPLARLLPLALGLLYLGKQDEVEGIANLLKTSTLHKKIRKHCLMILHSCAYAGSGDVLKVQHFLGQCGRHLVKGESFQGPAVLGIAMVAMSEELGIEMTIRSLEHLLQYGDQNIRRAVPLALGLLCISNPKVNVMDTLRRLSRDIDIEVAMAATISLGLIGAGTNNARIAGMLRYLSNCHRRYSSLLFCVRIAQGLVHLGKGLITLSPYHSERFLLSPTALAGLIIMVHMCLDMRSTILGKYHYLLYFLTLAMQPRMLMTVDEKLKPLSVPVRVGQAVDLLGQAGRPKTITGSQTQLTPVLLGAEERAELATEKYIPLSPILEGFVILKENPEYRDDN, encoded by the exons ATGGTGCCCGTGCAACAAATTGTTTCTTTCTACTTTAAG CATAATGCCGAACCTGATGCTGTGGATCTTCTAATCGAG GTTGAAGACCTTGATCTCTTGTTGGAGCATGTGGATAGCAGCAATTGTAAAAGGACATGCTCTTATCTCACGAGTTTGGCAAA GAATGATActttctttaatgtttttct ATACCTTCCTAGGTTTGATGAAATAGTGGCACTTGATTATGCATGTGCGATGTACATAAAGTTTAAGGAGTATCCTCTCGCACTTGTGACTGCATTAGCCATGGACAGTATGGAG AATATAAAGAGTGTTTTTACATCATGTGATGATAATCTACAGAAGGCGCAGTTCTGTTGCATCCTTGCTCGTCAT GGTCAAACATTTGAtcttgatgaaaagttgtgtGCGAGTAATGAAGATCGAGAAGTACTGCAGGAAATTGTTAACAATGTGATATTAAGTGAAGGGTATCTTGCACTTGCTCGTGATATTGAGGTCATGGAACCCAAAACTCCTGATGACATATACAAG CTACATTTGCTTGATGGCCAAGCTAGTGCAGAGCAAAGTGTCGATTCAGCGACACAAAATTTGGCTGCTACATTTGTCAATGCATTTGTCAATGCTGGTTTTGGGCAG GATAAGTTGATGACAGTACCATCAGAGGCCACAAGTGGTGGTTCCTCTACAAGCTggcttttcaaaaataaagaacaTAGGAAGGCTAGTGCTGCAGCAAGTTTG GGAATGATCCTGCTTTGGGATGTCGATTCTGGGTTTGCACAACTTGACAAATATCTCCATAGTACTGACACCCATGTAGTTGCTGGGGCACTATTGGGAGTTGGGATTGTAAACTGTGGCATCAAGAATGATCTTGATCCG GCATTGGCACTTCTTTCTGATTATATTCGCAAAGATGATCCTTCAATCAGAATAGGTGCTATAATGGGTCTGGGTCTTTCTTATGCAGGTGCTCGGAATGAAGAG ATCAGTAGCATATTGATTCACATACTTGAAGATGATAAGGTGTCCCTTGATGTAATTGCATTCACTGCAATATCATTGGGCTTGGTGTACGTGGGTTCATGTCACCGTAACATTGCCGAGGAACTCATATATGCATTGACTGACCGAAGTGAGGCAGAATTGGGAGAGCCCCTTGCTCGTCTTTTGCCACTGGCTCTTGGTCTTTTATACCTTGGGAAACAG GACGAGGTTGAGGGTATAGCTAACCTTTTGAAGACTTCTACTCTCCATAAGAAGATCAGAAAGCATTGCCTTATGATCCTCCATTCTTGTGCCTATGCTGGGTCAGGCGATGTACTCAAG GTCCAACACTTTCTTGGTCAATGTGGTCGACATCTTGTAAAAGGTGAAAGCTTTCAGGGACCAGCTGTCCTTGGTATTGCGATGGTTGCAATGTCTGAAGAGTTGGGGATTGAGATGACAATACGCTCACTAGAACATCTTTTGCAGTATGGGGATCAAAATATCAGAAGAGCAGTTCCATTGGCTCTTGGCCTCCTCTGTATATCAAATCCAAAG GTTAATGTCATGGACACTCTGAGAAGGCTTAGTCGTGATATAGACATTGAAGTAGCAATG GCTGCTACCATTTCCTTGGGATTGATAGGTGCAGGAACCAACAATGCTCGGATAGCTGGCATGCTGCGTTACCTGTCCAATTGCCATCGCAGATATTCCAGCCTTCTTTTCtgt GTGCGGATTGCCCAAGGTCTTGTCCATTTAGGGAAGGGCTTGATAACTCTCTCACCATATCATTCTGAACGATTTTTGTTATCTCC GACTGCACTAGCTGGACTGATAATTATGGTCCACATGTGTCTTGATATGAGGTCCACTATCTTGGGGAAATACCACTATCTGCTTTATTTTCTGACACTGGCGATGCAG CCAAGGATGCTTATGACTGTGGATGAGAAGTTAAAACCTTTGTCAGTGCCTGTTCGAGTTGGGCAAGCTGTTGATCTTTTAGGTCAGGCTGGTCGACCAAAGACGATTACTGGTTCTCAGACACAGTTGACCCCAGTTCTCCTTGGTGCTGAGGAACGAGCCGAGCTTGCAACAGAGAA GTACATTCCTCTCTCGCCCATTCTTGAAGGCTTTGTCATATTGAAGGAGAATCCAGAGTACAGAGATGATAACTAG
- the LOC101261464 gene encoding 26S proteasome non-ATPase regulatory subunit 2 homolog A isoform X1, which yields MSKTPNPNSTGSSGNADAGKPAGEEATVKVPSKDSKKKNDKKCEHLSEEDLALKQQLEQCVKRIQDADPGLQKVALESMRQEIRTATISMTVLKPLKFLRPHYGTLKGFYEKMPDSDLKTLLADILSVLALTMSAEGERESLKYRVLGSQGDIGSWGHEYVRNLAGEVGQEYVRLESEQERPLYDLMVPVQQIVSFYFKHNAEPDAVDLLIEVEDLDLLLEHVDSSNCKRTCSYLTSLAKNDTFFNVFLYLPRFDEIVALDYACAMYIKFKEYPLALVTALAMDSMENIKSVFTSCDDNLQKAQFCCILARHGQTFDLDEKLCASNEDREVLQEIVNNVILSEGYLALARDIEVMEPKTPDDIYKLHLLDGQASAEQSVDSATQNLAATFVNAFVNAGFGQDKLMTVPSEATSGGSSTSWLFKNKEHRKASAAASLGMILLWDVDSGFAQLDKYLHSTDTHVVAGALLGVGIVNCGIKNDLDPALALLSDYIRKDDPSIRIGAIMGLGLSYAGARNEEISSILIHILEDDKVSLDVIAFTAISLGLVYVGSCHRNIAEELIYALTDRSEAELGEPLARLLPLALGLLYLGKQDEVEGIANLLKTSTLHKKIRKHCLMILHSCAYAGSGDVLKVQHFLGQCGRHLVKGESFQGPAVLGIAMVAMSEELGIEMTIRSLEHLLQYGDQNIRRAVPLALGLLCISNPKVNVMDTLRRLSRDIDIEVAMAATISLGLIGAGTNNARIAGMLRYLSNCHRRYSSLLFCVRIAQGLVHLGKGLITLSPYHSERFLLSPTALAGLIIMVHMCLDMRSTILGKYHYLLYFLTLAMQPRMLMTVDEKLKPLSVPVRVGQAVDLLGQAGRPKTITGSQTQLTPVLLGAEERAELATEKYIPLSPILEGFVILKENPEYRDDN from the exons ATGTCGAAAACGCCGAATCCGAACAGTACCGGTTCTAGTGGTAATGCCGACGCCGGAAAACCCGCCGGAGAAGAGGCGACAGTGAAAGTTCCCTCCAAGGattcaaagaagaaaaatgacaaGAAATGCGAACATCTA TCTGAAGAAGATTTGGCTCTGAAGCAGCAGCTGGAACAGTGTGTGAAAAGAATTCAGGATGCAGATCCTGGACTTCAGAAGGTTGCCCTGGAGAGCATGag GCAGGAAATACGTACTGCAACAATCTCCATGACGGTTCTAAAACCACTGAAGTTCTTGCGTCCCCATTATGGAACACTAAAGggattttatgagaaaatgCCAGATTCTGATTTGAAG ACACTTCTGGCAGATATTCTCTCTGTTCTGGCTTTGACAATGTCTGCTGAAGGAGAAAGG GAGAGCTTGAAGTATAGAGTGTTGGGATCTCAAGGTGACATTGGTTCCTGGGGGCATGAATATGTAAG GAACTTGGCTGGAGAAGTTGGACAAGAGTATGTAAGGCTGGAG AGTGAACAGGAGCGCCCACTTTACGATCTTATGGTGCCCGTGCAACAAATTGTTTCTTTCTACTTTAAG CATAATGCCGAACCTGATGCTGTGGATCTTCTAATCGAG GTTGAAGACCTTGATCTCTTGTTGGAGCATGTGGATAGCAGCAATTGTAAAAGGACATGCTCTTATCTCACGAGTTTGGCAAA GAATGATActttctttaatgtttttct ATACCTTCCTAGGTTTGATGAAATAGTGGCACTTGATTATGCATGTGCGATGTACATAAAGTTTAAGGAGTATCCTCTCGCACTTGTGACTGCATTAGCCATGGACAGTATGGAG AATATAAAGAGTGTTTTTACATCATGTGATGATAATCTACAGAAGGCGCAGTTCTGTTGCATCCTTGCTCGTCAT GGTCAAACATTTGAtcttgatgaaaagttgtgtGCGAGTAATGAAGATCGAGAAGTACTGCAGGAAATTGTTAACAATGTGATATTAAGTGAAGGGTATCTTGCACTTGCTCGTGATATTGAGGTCATGGAACCCAAAACTCCTGATGACATATACAAG CTACATTTGCTTGATGGCCAAGCTAGTGCAGAGCAAAGTGTCGATTCAGCGACACAAAATTTGGCTGCTACATTTGTCAATGCATTTGTCAATGCTGGTTTTGGGCAG GATAAGTTGATGACAGTACCATCAGAGGCCACAAGTGGTGGTTCCTCTACAAGCTggcttttcaaaaataaagaacaTAGGAAGGCTAGTGCTGCAGCAAGTTTG GGAATGATCCTGCTTTGGGATGTCGATTCTGGGTTTGCACAACTTGACAAATATCTCCATAGTACTGACACCCATGTAGTTGCTGGGGCACTATTGGGAGTTGGGATTGTAAACTGTGGCATCAAGAATGATCTTGATCCG GCATTGGCACTTCTTTCTGATTATATTCGCAAAGATGATCCTTCAATCAGAATAGGTGCTATAATGGGTCTGGGTCTTTCTTATGCAGGTGCTCGGAATGAAGAG ATCAGTAGCATATTGATTCACATACTTGAAGATGATAAGGTGTCCCTTGATGTAATTGCATTCACTGCAATATCATTGGGCTTGGTGTACGTGGGTTCATGTCACCGTAACATTGCCGAGGAACTCATATATGCATTGACTGACCGAAGTGAGGCAGAATTGGGAGAGCCCCTTGCTCGTCTTTTGCCACTGGCTCTTGGTCTTTTATACCTTGGGAAACAG GACGAGGTTGAGGGTATAGCTAACCTTTTGAAGACTTCTACTCTCCATAAGAAGATCAGAAAGCATTGCCTTATGATCCTCCATTCTTGTGCCTATGCTGGGTCAGGCGATGTACTCAAG GTCCAACACTTTCTTGGTCAATGTGGTCGACATCTTGTAAAAGGTGAAAGCTTTCAGGGACCAGCTGTCCTTGGTATTGCGATGGTTGCAATGTCTGAAGAGTTGGGGATTGAGATGACAATACGCTCACTAGAACATCTTTTGCAGTATGGGGATCAAAATATCAGAAGAGCAGTTCCATTGGCTCTTGGCCTCCTCTGTATATCAAATCCAAAG GTTAATGTCATGGACACTCTGAGAAGGCTTAGTCGTGATATAGACATTGAAGTAGCAATG GCTGCTACCATTTCCTTGGGATTGATAGGTGCAGGAACCAACAATGCTCGGATAGCTGGCATGCTGCGTTACCTGTCCAATTGCCATCGCAGATATTCCAGCCTTCTTTTCtgt GTGCGGATTGCCCAAGGTCTTGTCCATTTAGGGAAGGGCTTGATAACTCTCTCACCATATCATTCTGAACGATTTTTGTTATCTCC GACTGCACTAGCTGGACTGATAATTATGGTCCACATGTGTCTTGATATGAGGTCCACTATCTTGGGGAAATACCACTATCTGCTTTATTTTCTGACACTGGCGATGCAG CCAAGGATGCTTATGACTGTGGATGAGAAGTTAAAACCTTTGTCAGTGCCTGTTCGAGTTGGGCAAGCTGTTGATCTTTTAGGTCAGGCTGGTCGACCAAAGACGATTACTGGTTCTCAGACACAGTTGACCCCAGTTCTCCTTGGTGCTGAGGAACGAGCCGAGCTTGCAACAGAGAA GTACATTCCTCTCTCGCCCATTCTTGAAGGCTTTGTCATATTGAAGGAGAATCCAGAGTACAGAGATGATAACTAG
- the LOC101261464 gene encoding 26S proteasome non-ATPase regulatory subunit 2 homolog A isoform X2 — MSKTPNPNSTGSSGNADAGKPAGEEATVKVPSKDSKKKNDKKCEHLSEEDLALKQQLEQCVKRIQDADPGLQKVALESMRQEIRTATISMTVLKPLKFLRPHYGTLKGFYEKMPDSDLKTLLADILSVLALTMSAEGERESLKYRVLGSQGDIGSWGHEYVRNLAGEVGQEYVRLESEQERPLYDLMVPVQQIVSFYFKHNAEPDAVDLLIEVEDLDLLLEHVDSSNCKRTCSYLTSLAKYLPRFDEIVALDYACAMYIKFKEYPLALVTALAMDSMENIKSVFTSCDDNLQKAQFCCILARHGQTFDLDEKLCASNEDREVLQEIVNNVILSEGYLALARDIEVMEPKTPDDIYKLHLLDGQASAEQSVDSATQNLAATFVNAFVNAGFGQDKLMTVPSEATSGGSSTSWLFKNKEHRKASAAASLGMILLWDVDSGFAQLDKYLHSTDTHVVAGALLGVGIVNCGIKNDLDPALALLSDYIRKDDPSIRIGAIMGLGLSYAGARNEEISSILIHILEDDKVSLDVIAFTAISLGLVYVGSCHRNIAEELIYALTDRSEAELGEPLARLLPLALGLLYLGKQDEVEGIANLLKTSTLHKKIRKHCLMILHSCAYAGSGDVLKVQHFLGQCGRHLVKGESFQGPAVLGIAMVAMSEELGIEMTIRSLEHLLQYGDQNIRRAVPLALGLLCISNPKVNVMDTLRRLSRDIDIEVAMAATISLGLIGAGTNNARIAGMLRYLSNCHRRYSSLLFCVRIAQGLVHLGKGLITLSPYHSERFLLSPTALAGLIIMVHMCLDMRSTILGKYHYLLYFLTLAMQPRMLMTVDEKLKPLSVPVRVGQAVDLLGQAGRPKTITGSQTQLTPVLLGAEERAELATEKYIPLSPILEGFVILKENPEYRDDN; from the exons ATGTCGAAAACGCCGAATCCGAACAGTACCGGTTCTAGTGGTAATGCCGACGCCGGAAAACCCGCCGGAGAAGAGGCGACAGTGAAAGTTCCCTCCAAGGattcaaagaagaaaaatgacaaGAAATGCGAACATCTA TCTGAAGAAGATTTGGCTCTGAAGCAGCAGCTGGAACAGTGTGTGAAAAGAATTCAGGATGCAGATCCTGGACTTCAGAAGGTTGCCCTGGAGAGCATGag GCAGGAAATACGTACTGCAACAATCTCCATGACGGTTCTAAAACCACTGAAGTTCTTGCGTCCCCATTATGGAACACTAAAGggattttatgagaaaatgCCAGATTCTGATTTGAAG ACACTTCTGGCAGATATTCTCTCTGTTCTGGCTTTGACAATGTCTGCTGAAGGAGAAAGG GAGAGCTTGAAGTATAGAGTGTTGGGATCTCAAGGTGACATTGGTTCCTGGGGGCATGAATATGTAAG GAACTTGGCTGGAGAAGTTGGACAAGAGTATGTAAGGCTGGAG AGTGAACAGGAGCGCCCACTTTACGATCTTATGGTGCCCGTGCAACAAATTGTTTCTTTCTACTTTAAG CATAATGCCGAACCTGATGCTGTGGATCTTCTAATCGAG GTTGAAGACCTTGATCTCTTGTTGGAGCATGTGGATAGCAGCAATTGTAAAAGGACATGCTCTTATCTCACGAGTTTGGCAAA ATACCTTCCTAGGTTTGATGAAATAGTGGCACTTGATTATGCATGTGCGATGTACATAAAGTTTAAGGAGTATCCTCTCGCACTTGTGACTGCATTAGCCATGGACAGTATGGAG AATATAAAGAGTGTTTTTACATCATGTGATGATAATCTACAGAAGGCGCAGTTCTGTTGCATCCTTGCTCGTCAT GGTCAAACATTTGAtcttgatgaaaagttgtgtGCGAGTAATGAAGATCGAGAAGTACTGCAGGAAATTGTTAACAATGTGATATTAAGTGAAGGGTATCTTGCACTTGCTCGTGATATTGAGGTCATGGAACCCAAAACTCCTGATGACATATACAAG CTACATTTGCTTGATGGCCAAGCTAGTGCAGAGCAAAGTGTCGATTCAGCGACACAAAATTTGGCTGCTACATTTGTCAATGCATTTGTCAATGCTGGTTTTGGGCAG GATAAGTTGATGACAGTACCATCAGAGGCCACAAGTGGTGGTTCCTCTACAAGCTggcttttcaaaaataaagaacaTAGGAAGGCTAGTGCTGCAGCAAGTTTG GGAATGATCCTGCTTTGGGATGTCGATTCTGGGTTTGCACAACTTGACAAATATCTCCATAGTACTGACACCCATGTAGTTGCTGGGGCACTATTGGGAGTTGGGATTGTAAACTGTGGCATCAAGAATGATCTTGATCCG GCATTGGCACTTCTTTCTGATTATATTCGCAAAGATGATCCTTCAATCAGAATAGGTGCTATAATGGGTCTGGGTCTTTCTTATGCAGGTGCTCGGAATGAAGAG ATCAGTAGCATATTGATTCACATACTTGAAGATGATAAGGTGTCCCTTGATGTAATTGCATTCACTGCAATATCATTGGGCTTGGTGTACGTGGGTTCATGTCACCGTAACATTGCCGAGGAACTCATATATGCATTGACTGACCGAAGTGAGGCAGAATTGGGAGAGCCCCTTGCTCGTCTTTTGCCACTGGCTCTTGGTCTTTTATACCTTGGGAAACAG GACGAGGTTGAGGGTATAGCTAACCTTTTGAAGACTTCTACTCTCCATAAGAAGATCAGAAAGCATTGCCTTATGATCCTCCATTCTTGTGCCTATGCTGGGTCAGGCGATGTACTCAAG GTCCAACACTTTCTTGGTCAATGTGGTCGACATCTTGTAAAAGGTGAAAGCTTTCAGGGACCAGCTGTCCTTGGTATTGCGATGGTTGCAATGTCTGAAGAGTTGGGGATTGAGATGACAATACGCTCACTAGAACATCTTTTGCAGTATGGGGATCAAAATATCAGAAGAGCAGTTCCATTGGCTCTTGGCCTCCTCTGTATATCAAATCCAAAG GTTAATGTCATGGACACTCTGAGAAGGCTTAGTCGTGATATAGACATTGAAGTAGCAATG GCTGCTACCATTTCCTTGGGATTGATAGGTGCAGGAACCAACAATGCTCGGATAGCTGGCATGCTGCGTTACCTGTCCAATTGCCATCGCAGATATTCCAGCCTTCTTTTCtgt GTGCGGATTGCCCAAGGTCTTGTCCATTTAGGGAAGGGCTTGATAACTCTCTCACCATATCATTCTGAACGATTTTTGTTATCTCC GACTGCACTAGCTGGACTGATAATTATGGTCCACATGTGTCTTGATATGAGGTCCACTATCTTGGGGAAATACCACTATCTGCTTTATTTTCTGACACTGGCGATGCAG CCAAGGATGCTTATGACTGTGGATGAGAAGTTAAAACCTTTGTCAGTGCCTGTTCGAGTTGGGCAAGCTGTTGATCTTTTAGGTCAGGCTGGTCGACCAAAGACGATTACTGGTTCTCAGACACAGTTGACCCCAGTTCTCCTTGGTGCTGAGGAACGAGCCGAGCTTGCAACAGAGAA GTACATTCCTCTCTCGCCCATTCTTGAAGGCTTTGTCATATTGAAGGAGAATCCAGAGTACAGAGATGATAACTAG